TTTTCGCTAGAACGAGAATGTTAGCACGAGTCAACAAACCCGTACTAACAATTCTGATTCAAGCGATTCGTATTTTTAATTGTCTGACTAGGCAAGCAGGTCTTTTACGACTTTACCGCCATTGACAATTTCGATGGGCCGATCACCGGGAGCCATCAGTTCTTTGTCAGAAACAATTCCCAGACAATGATAAATGGTTGTGGCCCAGTCCATGACGGAAAGAGGATTGTCTTCTGGTTCGCTGGCGATGGCGTCAGAAGCACCATAGACATGTCCCCCTTTGACTCCACCACCGGCCATAACGACACTAAAGACTTTCGGCCAGTGGTCTCGGCCGGCTGTCGCGTTGATTTTAGGTGTTCGGCCAAACTCACTACAAACACAAACCAGTGTGCTCTTTAACAGGCCACGATCACTCAGGTCTGAGATCAAAGTTGAGAAAGCCTGATCGAATGAAGGCAGGTTTCTGTCGATTCCGGTTTGAATCCGGTCATGCATATCCCAGCCACCATAAGTCATGGTGACAAAGCGAGCACCTGCTTCAACAAGACGCCGTGATAACAGCATCCGGGCACCAGCCTGGTTTCGTCCATAAGCATCACGGACTTTCGCGTCTTCTTTATTCAAATCGAAAGCTTCCTGGGACGCTTTCGATGAGACCATGTCATAGGCCTGCTTATAAAAAGTATCGACAGCATCCAGGGAATCTGATTTTTCTTTGGAAACGAAATACTCGTTAACGGAATCCAGTAGAGAGCGTCGTCGAGTAAATCGATTGGTATCGACACCGCCAGGCAGATTCAGGTCACGTACTTTGAAGCCGTTTGACGCAGGGTCTGACCCTACACTGAAGGGAGCAAAGGATGAACTCAAGTAGCCTGTACCAGCGAATTCGTTAGGCTGATTTGGAATGCATACATATTGTGGCATGTTATTCTTTGGCCCGAATTCGTGTGTCACAACACTTCCCATACTGGGGAATTGCAGAGCAGGGCTGGGGCGATACCCGGTGAACATGTTATGTGTTCCCCGTTCGTGAGCCGCTTCGCCGTGCGACATGGAACGGCAGATGGTCAGTTTATCCATCAGCTTGGCTGTCTTCACGAGCTTTTCGTTCAATCGAACGCCCGAGACGTTGGTGTCGATTGAATTCATTGGCCCCCGGTATTCAACCGGTGCATAAGGTTTGGGATCCCATGTTTCCTGATGAGCGGCCCCACCTGGCAGGTAAATGAAGATAACGGACTTCGCAGTACCTTCTTTACTTTCATAGTGTTTCAATTCTGCCTGAGCGCTTTTCATGCGCAGAAACTGAGGCAGAGTCAGCCCGATTCCGCCCGCAAAGCCAACATGCAAAAAGTCGCGACGCGATTGATTCAAGCTCATTGTGAAATCTCCATTTCCGAGGTGGGGAATAATTTGTGTTTGGTATATGGCTCTTTAAGAGCCAGAGGCTTAACACTTGTTATTGGGTTTGAGCACTCGTCTTGTCAGGTTGGAGTATAGCCAGTTTATCTGGCGGATGGCTCTGATCTACACTAGTCACATCAGAGTTTCTTCAGTAGGTGGTTCTGGTAATGTTTTCTAATTCTAACACATTAATCCAGTGGGGGGAGGAATCGATTAAAACCGTCTGATACATATTATGCCAAATCTACATGCAGTAATTCAAGGACAATTTTGGAAACCATTCATGATCGAACTACTTTAAAGCATGATACATCAGACAAGATTGATATGAATCTGTCAAGGATTTCGTATTGATTTCTATTAACTCAACGAAAATAGTAACATCGGTAAAACAGGATGTTTTTATTTTTCAACAAGTCCGTTTTGTTCGGAAATCTGATACAACTGATCTGCTTTCAAATTTTCCCATTTGGTTGTTTTTCCCGATGGCCATCGGATGCTTACCGATGCAATTTCCGTTTCTTCACCTAACCCAAAGGTAATGGGGAGTTCAGTTTGTGACAGATAGCTGCGGGTTGGCATCACCAGACGACTTTGTACGCCTGATTGCGTTTTAATCTGAACCTGTGCACCCAGAGAATCGTGGTTAGAAGCAGGTGTAGAACCTTTGTTTCCCTTGGTGGGGTCACTTGTGAGCTGGAAACGGACCCAATGGTGGCCTGTTTGTTGATCATTTCGTAGTAGACGCGGCGTTTTTCCGGTAGTCATGATCAACAGATCCAGATCTCCATCATTATCAATATCGCCAAAGGTGGCGCCGCGGCCAACTAGAGGTTGCGCAAAGTCGGATCCAACCAGAGATTGGCCCAGCGGAAGGAACTCTGTCTCATGTTGTGCACCGCAGTTCCAGAACAGTTGTGGTTCCTGTTCATAATGCTGACGTTCCTGCACGATATTAATATCTTCTTCCAAGTGACCGTTTGCTGCAAACAGATCGAGTCGACCGTCTAAATCTGCATCAAAAAAGAAGACGCCGAACGTTAACGCCAGTCGCGTTTGTGGCCCGAGCCCGTTCGAGATGGCCTCATCAATAAACTCCATCTTTTTTCCAGGCGACGTATAAAGGGCCGTCATTTCATTGGCGAAGTTTCCAATGGCGATGCCCAGTGTGTCATCATTTCGAAATGGGGCGATGTCAATTCCCATTGCACCGCGCGCATTACCATTCATGTCAAAGGCGACTCCGGAAATCACCGCTGTTTCTGTGAAAGTGCCATTCTGTTGATTGTGGAACAGGAAATTTTGAACCGTATCGTTGGTAATGAAAATATCGATGTATCCATCCTGATCAAAATCGTAGAAATTCAATCCAAGTGATTTTGCTAAAGGGACTCCTGTTCTAGGGGTGAATATTCTCAAGCCAGCCTGTTCAGAAACTTCATTGAATGTACCATTTCCCTGGTTCTGGTAGAGTAGGGGAGGAACGCCATTGAAGTTTTGCGGACGACCATAGGCTCGAATTCCACCTTTGAGTGTAAAGTTCTGTGCACGGTCAAACTCACGCGTCCATTCCACATAGTTGCAAACCAGTAAATCCAGGTCTCCGTCACGATCGTAATCAAACCAGCCACAACTGGTGCTCCAGAGCTGTGCAGGACCACCGACGCCCGCCTGCATTGTGACGTCAGTAAAACGCGTTCCTTCATTTTTGAATAAGCGATTGGTTCCCAATGCAGAGATAAACAGATCCACGAGTCCGTCGTTGTTATAGTCGCCACAAGCAATGCCCATGCCGTACAGCGAGACGTTCAAGCCCATATCGTCTGTAACATCTTTAAATTTCCCGGTACCGTCGTTTTGATATAACGCCAGCGAGGAATTAGTGCTTTCTTTTTTCTGTGGCTGGCTCCAGGGCCAGTCATTTGAACCCACAAGCAGCAGGTCCTGATCTCCGTCATTATCGTAATCTAAAAATGCAGCTCCGCCTCCCATTGTTTCCGGCAACAGTTTTTCACCAGCGGCTCCGTTATTATGAACGAAGTCAATTCCAGCCGCCTGTGTGATATCGCTAAAGGGAATCTTGGGAAGCGTTATTGCTTCGATTTGTCGTTCTGCCGGTAACGCTAACGGAGTTTCCTTTACGATGTTTTCCGGCTGACGAAGCTGACGCAACAGGAAGAAGGTTCCTCCCACTATCGCTAAGACCAGCATTACAGCCAGAGAATACCAGAAAGCACGACCGATGGATTCATCGTTCTGCTCTGTCTCTTCTTCCAGTTCTGGATCAAGGTTGGCACTTTTTTGATCTGCCATTTGATTATCCTTTGTATATAGTCTTATGACATTCCTGGCTCAACATTCCAGGAGAGGTCGATTTGTTATGGTTTGACCGTCCGGTTTAATGAATAAATCACCGGATGCTCGGCAGCATGGTTGGCTGCAGGATACTTTTCACGGGCTTTTCGTTCGGAGAGACCGCGGGCTGTATCATCCACTTTATACTTCTGATGCAGCTTTCGATGCTGTTCAGAAAGTTCGGTTTGATCCAGTTGGTCATAAATCAATGATAAGCTGTAATGTGCGGTGACATTTTCCGGGTCGAGTACCAGAGTCTTTTGAAACTGTTCGACTGCCTGATTCAGAAAATGATCCCGCTGGTCTCGATTTTCTTTGGTACGGAATCGCTTAGCCTGATCAAACAGGTTTTGCCCCAAGTCATTGATGACAACATAATCTTTGCTGAAATCAAAACCGCGACGGGTGCGTTCCTCTGTCTGGTCTTCCAGAACACTACGGAAGTTACGTTCGGCTTCTTTCAGGTGGCCCTGCTGTTGATTCACCTTGCCGCTCAACCAGGCCAGCGTCCAGGGGGGAGCCGGCGGATCAGTAAACGAAGCCGCTTTTTGTAAAATCTCAACGGCGTCCTGTAAACGACCTTCACGGAAATAGACACGTGCCAGATTCAAAGAGCCGTCATAGCGGCCCAGTTGATCGACTTGACCAAACGCTTCGGCGGCTTGTCTCAGTTCCGCTTTGCCTTTCAAGAATAGTCCGATACCGTAATCATTCCAGCGTTGCCATTCCGGGATTTTAACCGTTTTATTTTTGATCTCGGCGGTGACGCCTTCTACCGGAAACGTAATGGTATCGGAGGCAATCGTTGTAATGGGCAACGTATTAACATAGGGAACTCCCTTTTTCTTCCAGGAGAGTTCTTGCCCTTTCGATTCGAGTGATTCCGCTACAAACTGCATGTAGTGTGTATCGAATTTTCGATACTGCAGCTTGGCTTCCACCGTCACGGGAGCAGTCAAGTCGTCCGGAAGGTTCAGTTCATAATGGATCGTCTGCCCGGCACCGGGGGGCATCTGATTATTATAGAGAGCGACGAAGATATCCTGTGCATTGCGGCGGGCAATGCGATTACCGTCTCTGTCGATCACAAACGCGTTGATGAAGTGTGACCAGGGGTCCACAGTCCCATCCTCTTCACGTGAACCGCTACGACCAATAATTCGGTCACCACTCTTGACCGTCACATCCAGCCAGATTTCATTTGAGTCGGCTGTGCCCTGAGTGAAATGGTGACCGACTTTTAAGGTCCGGAGGACCGTTTCCAACAGATATTTATTTCCCGGTTTTAAAGTCGGGACTTTCGGTCGCAGAGGGGCGATTAATTTTCCATCAATGTTGCCTTTTTCCCGGATGCCGAAGAAATCGACGCGCAAGTTATCTTTGAGAAACTCCTGATGGACGGCGACGGTTTCCGGGTCATTCCGTAAAGCGGCAATTCCCGTGTTCGCTGCTGGGAACAGATGGTTATGAACGCTGAGTTCTTTCGAGTCATAAAAGTGGCGGGCGCCGAAGTCATTCGAAGGCTTGGCAGGCATATGGCATTTATTGCAATTTTCCTGTGCTACAGGCGGATAATAAAAACTCCGCGCTCCATGTCCCGAAACACCACTCAGTAAAAAGGAATCGTAATGGTTCTGACCTCGCAGGAATTTGTATTGATTGAGTTCTTCCGGCAAATGCACTTTGTGACAGGTACCACAGAATTCGGTGGACTTGTGCAAATCCTTTAAGAACGTTTTTTTGTGGAATGCGGGTTTGGCTTTGACCAGTTGATTATTCACCCATTGCAGAAACGGGTTTTCACTATATGCGAAGGGATAATGAATTGGTTCTTCAATTGTGTAGTCACTATTACCGCGCACGCTGTTGACGTGAGTAATGGCATGGCAGGTCGTGCAAGTGATGCCTGCCTGTGACGTAATATGATTGATATCGTCAAAATTGGGGTCATCAAACGCGCCACTGAAAAAGGGGACCGGGTCATGGCAGCCGGCACAGAAGCGGGATGCCTGTAGATTCCCATCGCGTTCCAGAGAGACTTTGCGCGTTTCCCGGACCGATGCCAGATAGGCGGGGTTATTAAAGGAACTGATATGATGCACGCTGTTTTTCCAGTCAGCGTGTGTGTCGGGATGACATTTCTGGCAGTAGTTATCCATCATCAATGCCTGTGCGGGAATGAAATCACCAGTTGATGTTCGTGACAGGGACGGGAAGAAATATTTTTCACCCGAAGCAGGTCCGACCACATTCCATTTGCGCGGATCGGCCGAATGAAACATCAACATGCCGACCACCATGGCGGTAATCACGCCCATATAAGACAGTCCTCCCTTCCAGTGAATTTTGGGACCAACGAGACGATGTAGCCAATACAGCCAGAGGGCAAACAGCGGGGAGAGCACGTGACACCAATACGTGATGGAACGTGCCGTCGGGTTTTTCAGGTCGAATGAACCAATACGTAATAATAAAATTCCGGAGATCAATAGCAGACAGGAAGTAATAAAGAGTGCGAAGCCTACGCGCACCGCGCGGCGGTTGAGACGATTCTTCGTATTATAAATGTGAACTATGCCAAACAGAATGAACGGTGCCAGGAACAACAGTCCCAGAATCAAATGTGCCAGAAACATATATTGATAAAACCAGTTTTCCAGGGTCTCGCCGCTCAACCAGTCGTACACCGTAATACTGACCAGATAGATTGAATTCGCACCCAGGAGGGCAACCAGTAATAACAGGAGATAGAAAACCTTACGTAATTTCGGTCCGATAGCGCGGCGGACGATACGACGCGGCCGTGATTCTGTCACGGGAGAATCAGAGGAACTCATGATGACAATAGATCCTGCACAAAATGGCTAGAGACAAAACTTGCTGTATCAAACTGCGCTAAGCAAAAGTGAGAAGCGCACGCGCATGCCAGAAATTAAAAGAGCACATGCACGCAGCAAGTTTCATGAAACGACAGAAACCATGTTTCTGTTGACGAGCGCGTTTCAGAAGCTGGCATTTTGTGGAGGACGGTCGATTCGTTGTCGAGAGGCAGTTGTCAGCAGCAAAGGGGGAGAACCCATTGATCCGCAATCAGGTGAGCGAGGCATCAGTGTTTCTGATGAACCAGAGCAGGCAGGTTTTATCATCGTGATCACAATCAGCGGAGATTCCGGCGACGGATCAGGCTGGTGGTTCTGGCAGTCAGGACCCGAGCAGGGTCTTTTTTGAGGAGACTGGTCAGGTTGATGCAACAGGATCATTTCGGAATCGTCAGGTTGACCTGCATGTGAGAGGTAATCACCACACGTCGCATTCGCTGTCTGGACCGCCGACAAACTCCATACGCACATCGCACCTGCGAACAGCAGGAAACGGACGGCGGATTGTGAGTACGAGCGGTTTGACATAGAAACTACATGCTGAAATGACGAGAAATGAGCTGAAAACCAGAACTTTCCTTTTCAATATATACGGATATCCGTTCAAATCCGAGCATAAAATTTGGTTCCTGCGGATTTTGTTCGGTTTTATCGGCGAAGTGGGCTGAAAGTGCCGGGAGCAAGTCTGAATTTGGGGGTTGACGAATTTTCCCTTTCCGAAGACACTTTTACCGTGTTTCGTCGAAATTTCAGGCGAAATCCAAAAACAGAGCAGGGAAGCTTGGGGGAATCAATTCATGATTAATTGGCGAATGGCACGGTATCGACTGGAATATCTGGTATTCCGCACTTTGGTCTGCATCGTGCGATCTTTACCGATGAGAGAATCGGTGGCGTTGGCAAAAGGCCTGGCATTTATCATTCATTATTGCCTGCCCCGCAAGCTGACCCGATATAAAGTGGCAGCGGAAAATTTACGGACCGCGTTTGGCGATGAACTTTCCGAGAAAGAAATTGAGCAAACGATCTACCGTATGTGGGTGCATCTGTTTCGGATGGTTGTCGAAATCATCCAGTTACCACGAAAGTTACACCGTGGAAATATCTTTAACGTACTGGATTTTGATTATCCGCCGGAACTGATTACCGCGTTATGTTCCGGCAGACCTGTCATTCTGTTGAGCGGGCATTACGGGAATTGGGAAGTTGCCGTCTCGGTCTTTGGTCTGTTTGGGTTTCCCATGGGCGTTGTCGCCCGCGAACTGGACAATCCGTTTCTCAACGAATGGTTTGAGAAATTCCGCCAGCATACGGGGCATCGGGCGATGGCGAAAAAGGGCGGCTACGATGATATGGTCGCCACAATCGAACGCCGCGGACATCTGGCACTGCTCGGCGATCAGGATGCCGGCAAGCGGGGGCTGTTTGTCAACTTTTTTGGCAAACCGGCTTCCACGTTCAAATCGATCGCGTTGCTGGCACTGGAATATCGGGCGTATATCTGTGTGGGCTATGCCCGCCGACTACCCGATGATTTTGAACGGAACCAATGGGTGAAATTCGAAATGGGATGTGAACAGTTGATCGATTCCACTCAATGTGTTTCTAATGATCCCGTGGGTGAGATTACGCAGCAGTTTACTACAGCATTGGAAAATGCGGTGCGAAAATCTCCGGAACAATATTTCTGGGTCCATCGTCGCTGGAAAAGTGAGCCGCGTGTCCGTGCGAAAAAGAAACGCCAGCCAGAACCGCTTCCGGAAAAAAAAGCAGCCTGAATTGATTCAGACGGTCCCGTGAACTACAACCTCATTAGAGGTTCTTTGTCACTGAACGCACAGCTGTCTGGAAAGCAACCAGTTTGAGCGATTCCACTGGTTACTGGAATCTGTTCTGAGAAAACACCATCCGGAGAAGCAAATGGGGAAAAAAGTACGGATTACGGATGTGAGTGAAGTTCCTGCAGGTTCTGCAGCAGAATTCGTAGCCGGAGACCGGGTGATCGCTTTATTTCATGTTGATCAGCAATATTACGCGATGGATGGAGTCTGTCCGCATGCAGGTGGCCCACTGGGTGAGGGCAGTTTGGACGGTACAGTGGTAACTTGCCCCTGGCATGGCTGGCAGTTTGATGTGACGACTGGAAAGCATTGTCTGAATGATCGTCTGTGTCATCCCACGTTTCCGGTTTTTGTAGAAGAAGATGGGATTTACATCGAACTTCCTGACTAAGTTTTGAAAAAGAGAGATTCATTCGCGTGACAAAGTATAAAGCGGTCATATTTGATTGTGACGGAGTGTTGGTCGACAGTGAGACCCTGGGAAACCGTGTATTGGCAGAAATGATCACCGAGATCGGTTTCCCGCTGTCACCCGAACAGGCAGTCCAGCAATTTAAAGGCGGAAAACTGGCCGACTGTCTGGCTGTAGTCGAAGACCAAATGGGGAAAAAATTGCCGGATGATTTTGCCACTCAGGTTCGAGCACAAATGGCAGACGTATTTCAGACTGATTTACAGGCGATTCAGGGGGTCCGTGAAGCACTGGAATCGATTCCGGTTGCAAAATGCGTTGCCTCTAATGGGCCTGAAGAAAAAATGGACCTCACTTTGAAAATTACGGATCTGCTCCACTTCTTTGAGGGACGAATTTTTTCTGCTTATACCCTGGGTGTCTGGAAGCCGGAGCCGGATCTCTACCTTTATGCGGCTTCACAGATGGGAGTTCATCCCGAAGAGTGTGTGGTGATCGAGGACAGTCATCTGGGAGTGCAGGCAGCGGTAGCGGCAGGGATTCCCGTACTTGGTTACGCCGACCATAGTTCACCAGCTGAGCTCGAAGCGCATGGAGCCAAGACGTTTCGTTCTATGCATGAACTTCCTGCGTTACTTGGATTTTCCTAAGAGATTTCCTAAACAGAATCTGGTCCAGGACGATAGTACCCGGCAAAGTCTGCTGTTTGAAATTTCCCGGATCGGCTTGAATGCGCGAAATTCGCCGATTGGCTGGTAATTTTTACACACCTGATTTTAGAGTAGGTAAACCGGGTAGACCTTGCAGTCACTAAAATCAAAAAAAACTGAACTTTTCAGTCAAGAAGCCAAATTGATTAAGCCGATAATAATAACTGAGTCGGAACATTTCCGATGATTTTCATTGTTCAGCTTTAGTCTATTGATTTTTGTTTGCAGGGAAACACC
This window of the Gimesia fumaroli genome carries:
- a CDS encoding multiheme c-type cytochrome; the protein is MSSSDSPVTESRPRRIVRRAIGPKLRKVFYLLLLLVALLGANSIYLVSITVYDWLSGETLENWFYQYMFLAHLILGLLFLAPFILFGIVHIYNTKNRLNRRAVRVGFALFITSCLLLISGILLLRIGSFDLKNPTARSITYWCHVLSPLFALWLYWLHRLVGPKIHWKGGLSYMGVITAMVVGMLMFHSADPRKWNVVGPASGEKYFFPSLSRTSTGDFIPAQALMMDNYCQKCHPDTHADWKNSVHHISSFNNPAYLASVRETRKVSLERDGNLQASRFCAGCHDPVPFFSGAFDDPNFDDINHITSQAGITCTTCHAITHVNSVRGNSDYTIEEPIHYPFAYSENPFLQWVNNQLVKAKPAFHKKTFLKDLHKSTEFCGTCHKVHLPEELNQYKFLRGQNHYDSFLLSGVSGHGARSFYYPPVAQENCNKCHMPAKPSNDFGARHFYDSKELSVHNHLFPAANTGIAALRNDPETVAVHQEFLKDNLRVDFFGIREKGNIDGKLIAPLRPKVPTLKPGNKYLLETVLRTLKVGHHFTQGTADSNEIWLDVTVKSGDRIIGRSGSREEDGTVDPWSHFINAFVIDRDGNRIARRNAQDIFVALYNNQMPPGAGQTIHYELNLPDDLTAPVTVEAKLQYRKFDTHYMQFVAESLESKGQELSWKKKGVPYVNTLPITTIASDTITFPVEGVTAEIKNKTVKIPEWQRWNDYGIGLFLKGKAELRQAAEAFGQVDQLGRYDGSLNLARVYFREGRLQDAVEILQKAASFTDPPAPPWTLAWLSGKVNQQQGHLKEAERNFRSVLEDQTEERTRRGFDFSKDYVVINDLGQNLFDQAKRFRTKENRDQRDHFLNQAVEQFQKTLVLDPENVTAHYSLSLIYDQLDQTELSEQHRKLHQKYKVDDTARGLSERKAREKYPAANHAAEHPVIYSLNRTVKP
- a CDS encoding lysophospholipid acyltransferase family protein, producing the protein MINWRMARYRLEYLVFRTLVCIVRSLPMRESVALAKGLAFIIHYCLPRKLTRYKVAAENLRTAFGDELSEKEIEQTIYRMWVHLFRMVVEIIQLPRKLHRGNIFNVLDFDYPPELITALCSGRPVILLSGHYGNWEVAVSVFGLFGFPMGVVARELDNPFLNEWFEKFRQHTGHRAMAKKGGYDDMVATIERRGHLALLGDQDAGKRGLFVNFFGKPASTFKSIALLALEYRAYICVGYARRLPDDFERNQWVKFEMGCEQLIDSTQCVSNDPVGEITQQFTTALENAVRKSPEQYFWVHRRWKSEPRVRAKKKRQPEPLPEKKAA
- a CDS encoding HAD family hydrolase, with amino-acid sequence MTKYKAVIFDCDGVLVDSETLGNRVLAEMITEIGFPLSPEQAVQQFKGGKLADCLAVVEDQMGKKLPDDFATQVRAQMADVFQTDLQAIQGVREALESIPVAKCVASNGPEEKMDLTLKITDLLHFFEGRIFSAYTLGVWKPEPDLYLYAASQMGVHPEECVVIEDSHLGVQAAVAAGIPVLGYADHSSPAELEAHGAKTFRSMHELPALLGFS
- a CDS encoding CRTAC1 family protein, with translation MADQKSANLDPELEEETEQNDESIGRAFWYSLAVMLVLAIVGGTFFLLRQLRQPENIVKETPLALPAERQIEAITLPKIPFSDITQAAGIDFVHNNGAAGEKLLPETMGGGAAFLDYDNDGDQDLLLVGSNDWPWSQPQKKESTNSSLALYQNDGTGKFKDVTDDMGLNVSLYGMGIACGDYNNDGLVDLFISALGTNRLFKNEGTRFTDVTMQAGVGGPAQLWSTSCGWFDYDRDGDLDLLVCNYVEWTREFDRAQNFTLKGGIRAYGRPQNFNGVPPLLYQNQGNGTFNEVSEQAGLRIFTPRTGVPLAKSLGLNFYDFDQDGYIDIFITNDTVQNFLFHNQQNGTFTETAVISGVAFDMNGNARGAMGIDIAPFRNDDTLGIAIGNFANEMTALYTSPGKKMEFIDEAISNGLGPQTRLALTFGVFFFDADLDGRLDLFAANGHLEEDINIVQERQHYEQEPQLFWNCGAQHETEFLPLGQSLVGSDFAQPLVGRGATFGDIDNDGDLDLLIMTTGKTPRLLRNDQQTGHHWVRFQLTSDPTKGNKGSTPASNHDSLGAQVQIKTQSGVQSRLVMPTRSYLSQTELPITFGLGEETEIASVSIRWPSGKTTKWENLKADQLYQISEQNGLVEK
- a CDS encoding DUF1501 domain-containing protein, whose translation is MSLNQSRRDFLHVGFAGGIGLTLPQFLRMKSAQAELKHYESKEGTAKSVIFIYLPGGAAHQETWDPKPYAPVEYRGPMNSIDTNVSGVRLNEKLVKTAKLMDKLTICRSMSHGEAAHERGTHNMFTGYRPSPALQFPSMGSVVTHEFGPKNNMPQYVCIPNQPNEFAGTGYLSSSFAPFSVGSDPASNGFKVRDLNLPGGVDTNRFTRRRSLLDSVNEYFVSKEKSDSLDAVDTFYKQAYDMVSSKASQEAFDLNKEDAKVRDAYGRNQAGARMLLSRRLVEAGARFVTMTYGGWDMHDRIQTGIDRNLPSFDQAFSTLISDLSDRGLLKSTLVCVCSEFGRTPKINATAGRDHWPKVFSVVMAGGGVKGGHVYGASDAIASEPEDNPLSVMDWATTIYHCLGIVSDKELMAPGDRPIEIVNGGKVVKDLLA
- a CDS encoding Rieske (2Fe-2S) protein: MGKKVRITDVSEVPAGSAAEFVAGDRVIALFHVDQQYYAMDGVCPHAGGPLGEGSLDGTVVTCPWHGWQFDVTTGKHCLNDRLCHPTFPVFVEEDGIYIELPD